The genomic DNA AATCAGAGGAAGAATAATGGAAATCATTCGCCGACGAGCCTATGCTCGCGCAGGTTTCGTGGGAAACCCTTCTGACGGTTACCACGGAAAAACCATTGCGATGACGATCAAGCAGTTCTTCGCTGAGGTCACTCTGTACGATTGGCCGAAAGTTGAGATCGTCTGGTCGAACGATGACCAGAGTAGTTTTGAGTCCATCGGCGAACTCGCTGAAGATGTCGAATTGCATGGGTACTACGGAGGCGTCCGCCTGATCAAGGCGACGATCAAGCGATTCTACGAATACTGCAAAGCGAAAAACATCGAATTGCATGAACGAAACTTTTCCATTCGTTACTCGACCTCAATCCCCAGAGCGGTCGGGATGGCTGGTTCGAGTGCCATCATTGTGGCAACATTGAGATCGCTCATGGACTTCTACCATGTGAACGTTCCGCGACATGTACAACCATCGCTCGCCCTCAGCGTGGAAACGATCGAACTCGGAATTCCCGCCGGCTTGCAGGACCGTGTTGTCCAGATTTACGAAGGCCTGGTCGCAATGGACTTCGCGGAGTCTTCCATGACCATTGAAGATGGAATGGAGTGTGGCAAATACGAACACCTCGATTCGAGCATGCTGCCTCCAGTCTACATTGCCTACAGCACAGAAGTTGGTGAGCCGACCTACGTCGCCCACAACCCGCTTCGCGCCAGGTACAATTCTGGTGATCCGGATGTCGTGAATGCCATGAAGGAACTTGCCCGCCTGACCGACACGGCACGATCTGCGATTGAGGCAGGCCAAGCTGACGTTCTTCACCAGGCGATTGACAAAAACTTCAACATCCGCGCAAGTATCTGCACCATCTCTCAGTCACACATTAACATGATCGAAGCGGCTCGCGCCGTTGGTGCCAGTGCGAAATTCGCCGGTTCAGGAGGAGCAATCGTCGGAACTTACAAAGACGAGACGATGTACCGGCAACTCAAATCCAGTCTCGAAAAGATACACTGCAAAGTCATCAAGCCGATGATCTGACCTGCCGGCGACACGACTCGCTCAGCTCAATGCTTGTCACGCCTCCCCGAAAGTGACTTTATGATTTCACTGACTGCCCGTCATAAGGCAGACGCGCGTGAAGCAGAACTTAAAGATCAACTTTCATGTCAACACTGGAATTCGCCATGGCCATCTCGCTTCGGTGTGCTTTGGTGAACTTTGGTAAAAAAGTAACGGCATCAAACGGGCAACGACGAAAGACTTCCCACAGTCAGAGCCGCCTCTCTATTGCATGCAAAAGCAATCCACTTCTTGAGTCAGGCGTTGGCGTCCCACCACGATTGGACGAATTGGGAGAAGTCAGGATAGCGATCTCGGGCAACATCGACGATCTGCTTGCCGGTCGTCGGAAAGTCGATGTCAAAGCGGGAAGCCAACCACTCGCGAAGCGGTTTTGTGTCGTCCCATCCGGGTGAAGGCTGTGAAATATCATCCCACTCAAGTTCGTCATATCCGCAACCCAACAGCCGACAAAACTCCTTTGAGTCCGTTGCAAGAATAAGTAGCTCCCCCTCGGAGCCAAGGACAACAACAGGAGAGGCGTCAGCATTCCCGTGATCCTGAAGCCAGATCGCATAAACCGAACCGGTAGAACCACGCCCAAAGACGGCAAACCGGTTCTGCATCGTGGTGTCGCTTGGAAACCACGCCTGCAAATCGCCATCGCCGATGGTGCTGATTTCAAAGCAACCACTCAGCGGGTACCCGTTTGCTTCCAGAAATTCGCAGAGTGCACGTATCGGCTCTGGCAAATTGATGCCAGGCGGGAAGTGAGCTTGAACGTCGTCAGCTAACATTGCAATTTCTCAATTGGAGAACTTATTTTCATGTAAAACGATAGCATCTTTTGAATTGGTGCACCCTTTCTAAACAGGCACATGGAAGAGCAAACTGATCGACAAGCTCAAAATGGTCTCTCAAAGCCTGAGAAAAACCGTCCTCGCATCACATTCTGGTTTTGCGGCAAAACCTTTTCGCTGACCCAGGTGAATGACTCTCTTGGCTGCAACGAGAGTTTCTAAGAAAACAGAGCCGTTCCGATGGGTGATTCTCAGCTGCTCAAAAATCCTAAATCCATGGTCTGATTACAGTTGCTGTCCAGCAAAACACATCAGTTGGATCCCCGAAATTGACTGCCTACAGAGAGACCGCGCTAGGAATTCCTCAGTGGTTTGATTAGAGTTTACAACAGCGATGTTGATAAAAATCAGGAACAGGCTGTGCAGAGACCGGCGAATATCAAACCGCCTCGCGCAAGTTAAACATCTCCAGAAATAAATCCATGCTGAGCCTTCTCGGTGCTTAAGAGTCCAATTTGACTTGAATTGGTCGAGAGCAGTTGTGCGAAACCGGGTCTCACTGGAAACCACGATATTATTGAAGACTGTGAACAACTGAAGATTGCGAAGAAAATTGAAGGCTGTGAAAAAATTTTGACGTCGAGAAACGGTGATGGCTGCCAATCAAAAATCACCGTGGCTCAAAGTCATCCATAGGAGAGACATTACTCATGGATTCTTATGCACCCTGCCCATGCGGCAGTGGAAAGAAAGTCAAATTCTGCTGCCAGGCGATTCTCCCGGAAATGGCGAAAATCGAACGGCTCCAAGAAAACAACCAGCCACACATGGCGATTCAACTCATTGACAAAGTGCTCAAAGAGCACCCTGACAATGGTTGGTTAGTCACGCAACGAGCAATGGCCTTATTCAACAGAGAGGCTTTTGAAGAAGCTCGCGATGGTCTGGTTCCTTTTTTACGGAAAAACCCTGAGCACCCACTCGCAAATGCGATGTTGGCGTTGGCTGTGGTCCAGTCCGACACAATGGAGAAAAGCAAAAAGGTGATTCACCGTGCCTTCTTGAAGAGCATGGCTGATGAACATCAACTGGTTGCGATTCTTGCCGGAAAGCTGGTCTCCCATTTCCTTGAAATCGAGTGTGACATGGCTGCTCGGCAGCACATGGCCATCGTTTTACGACTGGGGTCTGAAGAAGACCGCCAGCGCACCTTGATGGCGATGCTCGAACTGGATGCCGACACCACTGTGCCGTACCCACTTCGAGGAGGCCACCCGCTGCCGACTTACGAAGCTCCGCCAGAAATGGAAACGCAGCAGAAGAAATCACAGCGACTCTACATTCATGGATGCTTTTCCGAAGCGGCAGACATTCTCGACAAGATCGCTGAAGTCGATCCGGCGAGCCCTCAATTGTGGCACACAATCGGACTCATGCGGGCCTGGGATGGTGATGAACTGAACGCAGCTAAGGCGTTTCATAAAGCTGCCGGTCTGTACGAAGATTTTGATCAGGCTGTCGACCTGGAAGCGCTGGCTCAATTGTTGGACCGCCGACAGAAAGACAACTCGATTCCTTCTCGTATGGTCAGCTATGAAACGGAGTCGCTTTCAAAACTACTGACTCGTCTCGACAACGACGACCAACTCTGCCGCGTCCCTGTGATGGAAGAGCAGACCGGGATCTCAGCCTCGTATGATATTCTTGACCGAAATCTTCCCACAGAAAAAGAACTGGAAGAGCTTTCTCTAGAGACCGCTCCACGTTCGATTGGCCGACTCATGCTGGTGGATCAAGCTGATCCCTCGACCCCGGCAGCTGCTCATGTGACAGCCATTGAAGGAGAGCGTTTGGAGCAGTCGATCCAAATCTTCGAAGCGGCCGCCGGAGAGCTTGCCACACCAGCGAAGAAGGAAGAAGAAGAAGTCGAAGATTCCGATGTTATCTCCTGGTATGCCGAAGACGATTTGGTCCTCACTGAATCGGCGTTCTTCCCACCGAAAACTCCGCCTGAAATTCGACAAAAACTCCGAAAGGAGTTCATCGACAAATGTATTCATGAGACTTGGGCAAACTCTCCGCAAAAAGCCCTGAACGGAAAGACACCGCTGGAAGCTAGCAAGGACGAGAGCTTAAAAGTTGCGCTGGCCGCAGCAGTTCGCGTTTTCGATTCCTTCCTGGACCGTCGCGATATCATCCTCGACCAGGCAGAGCTTCGCGACAAGTTGAATGTTCCGCATCCGACACCGATCCCGCCATCAGATGACTTAGACCTCAACACGTTGACGGTCACTCAGCTTCAAGATATTTCTTTCGAGGGAATGTCGGACAAACTGTTTGATCTTGTCATGCAGCGTGCTTTAGTCGTGAAGCATTGTGGATTCGGTTACCGAACACTGACAGAGTTTCTCAAAAACCGTCCTGAGTTGGTCAAGGAAAACGAACAAGAAACGCAACAGGCTTACGCAAACCTCGCAGATATTTGCAGCCGCTCTTTGAAAGAAGATGAAGCGTTGGAATGGATTCAGCTTGGATTCGAACAAACAAAGTCTCAAGGGGGACCGTTTGAAGCTGAGCTGATGTGGAAAATGCGAGAGTTACAATTCCGTTCACGTTACCTCAACGATCCTGAACTCAAGCAACTACTGCTTGAACTTTGGAACTACTACGGAGCAAAGCTCCCGGTCGTTCGCGAGCGACTGGAACAGTTCATTCAAACGTTGGAAATCGATCCACCTTGGGAGAACGCAATTATCACTCCGGAGACCTCTGGAGATGGGGAGGCAGGGTGGTCTGCTCAACCTCAAGGATCAGAGTCTGGGGAAAAGAAACTCTGGCTGCCCGACTAAAAGCTGGAGATGAACAGACACAGGATGGACAGGCACAGGATGAACAGGCATAGATCGTCTGAACTGGCGTTCCTGTCGAGTTTCAGCCGCACTGGCGGAACTTAAGGAACGCTGACGACTCTCCTTCAGGTTCGGATCTTTCAGAATGAATTCGCAACCGAAATTGAACGACGAATCCTTCATGGAGCGAGCACTTGAACTTGCTCGCTCCGCGATAGGATTTGTGGAACCAAATCCTGCGGTTGGGTCTGTCATCACGACTGCGGATGGCAAGTTGATCGCAGAGGGTTTCCATGCAGAATTTGGCGGCCCACATGCGGAAGTCGTGGCTCTCCAAGCTGCCGGAACTCAAGCAAAAGGAGCGACAATCTATGTCACGCTCGAACCTTGCTCCCATCTTGGCAAAACTCCTCCCTGTGCAGATGCACTGATCGTTGCGGGTGTTTCCCGTGTGGTTGTTGGAACCGTTGACCCTGCTCCGCATGTCGCCGGAACTGGAATCACGAAACTCCGAAATGCCGGGATTCAGGTTGATGTTGGCGTTTGTGAAGCAGAAGCTCAGGACTTAATTGCCCCGTTTCGCAAACTGTTCACACAGAGCCTGCCATTCGTTCATGCGAAGTGGGCGATGACGTTAGACGGAAAGATTGCAACTCACACGGGCTCCTCGAAATGGATTTCGAATGAGAAATCACGAGCAATCGTCCATCAACTTCGTGGACGAATGGATGCGATAGTCTCAGGAATTGGAACAGTCCTCGCTGACGACCCTTTACTCACCGCGCGCCCCGCTGGAAGACGAGTTCCGCTGCGAGTTGTCTTAGACTCGCAAGCCCGGCTGCCCCTGGACTCCAATCTGGTCAAAACAGCAAATGAATCGCCGGTCTTGTTGTTTGTCAGTGATCAAGCCAGCCCAACCAGAGTCGCTGACCTGAAAAATCATGGTGTCGAAGTGATCCAGATTCAACGAACTCTTGAAACGGGTTTACTCGACGTCATGAGCCTTCTTGAAGAACTCGGACTGCGACAACTGACAAATGTTTTACTCGAAGCTGGCAGCGGCGTTCTGGGTGCATTTCTTGATGCTCAACAGGTCGACGAAGTGCATTGTTTCGTTGCCCCCAAACTCATCGGAGGAGCGAACGCTCTCTCCCCGTTCGGGGGATGCGGGTTAGAGTCGATGGAAAACGCAGTCAAGCTTCGACAACACAACGTCGAAATTCTCGATGGAGACCTCTACATCCACGGGCGTGTATAGAGCATCTTTCGAATTGGTTTGCAGGTTCTGCCACGTGGCGAACAGCAATTCGAAAGCTGCACTATTGCTCAAGAATTTTCAACGCTTGTGGAGTGACCACCCATTCTCCGTGCTTCATGACTCCTGCAGGTTGATTCTGTGAATCGAAAAGCCCTGATTCCGGATTTTCAATAGAAGCTCCTTGAAGAGAAACAACACACAGATCAGCGATGTGCCCCTGCTTCAGCAGGCCAACCCGGCCCAATTGCAGGGCATCTGCCCCGTTGATCGTTGCCAGCTTGAGAAGCTCGCTGGCGGGAATCCCTTCATGTCTTTTGTGCAGAAACTGGAGCTCTTTCCAGATGAAAAGATCAGGATTCGAAGCACGACTATCCGTCCCGAGAGCAACGTTGATACCGACCTCTAAAAGCTCCTTCCAGGGATGTTCGGCAGACTGCATCGCTGCATGCGTTCGTGGGCAATACACGACACTCATATTCGGCCGAGTCTTTAGAAATTCGATCTCTCGTTGTCCGAGATAGTTTCCATGGACAACCAGCACAGGAACTCCGCAATCGAGTCGATGTAAATAATCAAGCGGTCTTCGAGATTCCTTAAAGAGTTCCGGACGGGCAACGCCGAGTTGTTGCAGCATCGCTGCCAGCTTTCCACCTCCGGTTTCCAATAGCTCCAACTCTTCTGGTGATTCTGCCAGATGCATTGCCAGCGGAACCTGATGCTGCTCCGCGAGTTCGCAGAGTCCCTCGAAGAGGTCAGGGTGCAGCGAATACGGAGAGTGCGGACTCAACCCGATTTTGACCTGCTCTGAACCTGGCTGCTCCAAGAACTCCCGAGCACTGCTCAGTTGGAAATCGACCGCTTCATCTGAAAGCCCAAGGTATTCGCGAAACATCAACACGTTCAGTGGAGTCGATGAAGCTTCACTGTCGCTTCGCCAATCGGTCGTGGCAATTTCAGCGGCAGTGGTGACCCCGTAAGAGATCGATTCATCGAGCCCTTTCCGAATCGCTGATGAGATTCCATCAGGATGCTCCTGTCTCCAGGAAATGACAGAGGGAATCCAACTTGTGAAGTCACGAAGCGGTTGAAGCGGAGCAGGGATGGTTGAGAATTCAAGATGCGTATGTGCGTTGATCAACCCGGGAATGAGAGCGACATTCCCGAGATCAACCGCATCCGAATCATCAATAGACAGACTGATGATGTCATTGTCGCGGACTTCGATTGTTGCATTCAGAATCGGTGGCCCATCCCCCGGAAAGAGCCAGCGAGCTCGGTAGCGTCTCACTTTCCAGCCCCATCTGCGAGTCGTTCTACGGGTTGGACTGGCTGAATTTTGAGCCGTTCATTGTAGGTTCTCATATCGATGTAACGATCGTGGGTGTTCACATGCAGGTACGAGAAACCTCCGGAATTCGAGATGCGACTCCAATCAAAGACTCGCTTTCCAGTCCGCTTGTCGAACCCGATCATTGTGAGTCTGCGAAAATAGACCTTGTCCCGATTCTCTGGTCGACTACTGATAAAGATGAGAACAGGAGACTGCCGAATTTCTTTGACAATCAAGTTCATCCCCCAAACTGTATGACTTTTGTTCTCCTGCTCCTCTTTTTCCTTGTCGGGAGCGTTCTCTTTTGCAGTCTGGGAATCAAAGAACTCACTCAGTTCTTGAGTCGATTGAGACCACAATAGCCCCCCTTCTTTCGAGAAGGTCAGTAAAGTCCCAGCTGCTTTCAATGAGGGCAAGTTCACATAAGTCGACTTCGCGGTCCCATGCGAGACGACGAGAAAAATGAACTCATCATCAGAATAGGAATAGACTCGTTTCTGAATTTTCATCAACTTTGCGGGAATTTCTCCGATCAGTTTTATCGTCCCGTCTCGCAGATCGATCAGCGAAAGTTCACCGGCAGGCGTCAGGTAACCGAGAGCCTGTTCATCGAATTGAATCATTGAGACATCAGCGGGAATCTCGATACTCCATTTCGCATTGGCATCTTCGATCGCGCCCCGTTGAAGATGCCAGCGCTTCTCATCGTCACTTCGAATCAGCTGTACAGACTCTGTTCCGTCGACCTGTAAACACTGGATAGGGAAGTTGTCCGGAAGCGGTTGAGCCGCCCGCTTTCCATCAAGCATTCGAATGAAGTGAGATTTTGCGTCCGCAGTAAGAATGAATCGATCTGCGTACGGTTCTACGATCACTCGTCTTGAGACATCTTCTTCCGTCCAGAGAAGTTCACCAGTCAAGGCGTCCAGAGCATGAATTTCCTCGTCGATCGCAAGTGCGCAATACTCGTTCGCTGTGAGCAAAATTCCTGTGGGAGTCGTGTAGGAGTTCAGATTGCTCGTACCGCGAAAGGTGCTGACATTCGACAAGAGGTTCGTGACACGTTGCGAAGGTGACCGCAGACGGCTCATCGCCAATCCACTGACACTGGGGGTGTAAGTCCAGGCGACTTGCTGATCAGGAAAGTGCAAGGCGTGAATGGCACCACGGTGAACGGCGTAGCTCATCGACCCGGCATACCGCAGACCGACATTTGAACGATGTGAACTGTTTGACATCGATCGAAGCGGGAACGAACCAACGAACTCGCCCGTGTGGGAATTTTCAATCCGCAGCCGTTGATGCTGGTTTTGAAACAACCAGCGGAACTGTTTCACAAACTCAAAGCCCTGACCAACAGGTTCAATTACAGCAAGGCTGTCCTCGCGACCTTGAGTTCCAGTGCGAACGGTTTCCCATTCGTTACCCCATGATGTCGATCGACTCGTCTGAGATGAATCGGTTTTCAGCTGGGCAAGTCGCTCTATCGCAACAGCGTGACTTGTCCCTGCAGCACTAAGTGAGACTTCCGGTCGACTCAGAACCTGTTCCCAACAAGACCTTGCATCGGAGAACGATTCCAGCTCAGTCAAAACCTCTGCCATCTCGGACCAGCCAACACTGGCAAGTTCCGGATCGGAAGAGTTTGTGACACGTTGAAGTCGAATGAGTGATTCAGAAATTCTGGAATCCTTTTTGGCATCCAGTGCAAGTTCGAGTTCGAGTTGTTGCCCCAGCGGAAGAAAGTGGAAAACTCGCGCTGTTCGACTGCGACCGAGAGAGCGTTCAATCGATTTGAATTGCGAAGTGATTTTCTGGACAGCTTCGGCCTTTTGCTCCTCCGTTCTCTCCTCGAGCAGGTCTTGGACACGACCTCCTGCCCACACGTCGTAACGAACTTTGCGAGTCTCTGCCTGAACATAGTGATCGAGGATCTCGGCGTGATCGAGCAATGAAAGGTACAGTTGTAGCGCTGTCCTCCATTCCCCCATTTTCAGCTGGTAGTCAGCGGCCAAACGTTTGTAACTCATCAACTCGACAGGAGTGTTGGCAAGTGTTTGCATCTCCAGAAGAGTTTCCTCAGCGAGATCCTCGTGATTCAGAATAATCTGTTCGATCGAGTCCCATTCAAGTTGTTCAACAACACTTTGTTGCTGTGCTGAGACATTCTGAAACAACTGAAGAGAA from Thalassoglobus polymorphus includes the following:
- a CDS encoding mevalonate kinase family protein, with the translated sequence MEIIRRRAYARAGFVGNPSDGYHGKTIAMTIKQFFAEVTLYDWPKVEIVWSNDDQSSFESIGELAEDVELHGYYGGVRLIKATIKRFYEYCKAKNIELHERNFSIRYSTSIPRAVGMAGSSAIIVATLRSLMDFYHVNVPRHVQPSLALSVETIELGIPAGLQDRVVQIYEGLVAMDFAESSMTIEDGMECGKYEHLDSSMLPPVYIAYSTEVGEPTYVAHNPLRARYNSGDPDVVNAMKELARLTDTARSAIEAGQADVLHQAIDKNFNIRASICTISQSHINMIEAARAVGASAKFAGSGGAIVGTYKDETMYRQLKSSLEKIHCKVIKPMI
- the ribD gene encoding bifunctional diaminohydroxyphosphoribosylaminopyrimidine deaminase/5-amino-6-(5-phosphoribosylamino)uracil reductase RibD, translating into MNSQPKLNDESFMERALELARSAIGFVEPNPAVGSVITTADGKLIAEGFHAEFGGPHAEVVALQAAGTQAKGATIYVTLEPCSHLGKTPPCADALIVAGVSRVVVGTVDPAPHVAGTGITKLRNAGIQVDVGVCEAEAQDLIAPFRKLFTQSLPFVHAKWAMTLDGKIATHTGSSKWISNEKSRAIVHQLRGRMDAIVSGIGTVLADDPLLTARPAGRRVPLRVVLDSQARLPLDSNLVKTANESPVLLFVSDQASPTRVADLKNHGVEVIQIQRTLETGLLDVMSLLEELGLRQLTNVLLEAGSGVLGAFLDAQQVDEVHCFVAPKLIGGANALSPFGGCGLESMENAVKLRQHNVEILDGDLYIHGRV
- a CDS encoding amidohydrolase family protein → MRRYRARWLFPGDGPPILNATIEVRDNDIISLSIDDSDAVDLGNVALIPGLINAHTHLEFSTIPAPLQPLRDFTSWIPSVISWRQEHPDGISSAIRKGLDESISYGVTTAAEIATTDWRSDSEASSTPLNVLMFREYLGLSDEAVDFQLSSAREFLEQPGSEQVKIGLSPHSPYSLHPDLFEGLCELAEQHQVPLAMHLAESPEELELLETGGGKLAAMLQQLGVARPELFKESRRPLDYLHRLDCGVPVLVVHGNYLGQREIEFLKTRPNMSVVYCPRTHAAMQSAEHPWKELLEVGINVALGTDSRASNPDLFIWKELQFLHKRHEGIPASELLKLATINGADALQLGRVGLLKQGHIADLCVVSLQGASIENPESGLFDSQNQPAGVMKHGEWVVTPQALKILEQ